From Streptomyces sp. HUAS MG91, the proteins below share one genomic window:
- a CDS encoding ankyrin repeat domain-containing protein — protein sequence MNSAALTAEQTARVVDIAMDLARTGDTDELVAFLAHGLPADVTDPAGNTLVMLAAYHGHAGTVRALLARGADPDRTNARGQTPLSGALFKGEDEVVTALLAAGADLDTGTPTARAAAGLFGRTLPPRPGGERGPSQAR from the coding sequence ATGAACAGCGCCGCCCTGACAGCGGAGCAGACGGCACGTGTCGTGGACATCGCCATGGACCTGGCCCGCACGGGGGACACCGACGAGCTCGTCGCGTTCCTGGCGCACGGCCTGCCCGCGGACGTGACGGACCCGGCCGGCAACACCCTCGTGATGCTGGCCGCCTACCACGGTCACGCCGGCACGGTACGGGCCCTGCTGGCGCGGGGCGCGGACCCGGACCGGACCAACGCGCGCGGCCAGACCCCCCTCTCCGGCGCCCTGTTCAAGGGCGAGGACGAGGTCGTCACCGCCCTCCTGGCCGCGGGCGCGGACCTCGACACGGGCACACCGACGGCCCGCGCCGCGGCCGGGCTGTTCGGGAGGACGCTGCCGCCGCGCCCCGGCGGGGAGCGCGGTCCGTCTCAGGCGCGCTGA